In the Variovorax sp. S12S4 genome, one interval contains:
- a CDS encoding extracellular solute-binding protein: protein MRFTWAWLLTLCAVPAWGAHGYALWDDLKYAPGFQSFDYVNPDAPKGGELRLVSNQRYSTFDKYNPFTIKGAPPAYLDGLLFDSLLTGSMDETASGYGLLAEDVAVAPDRLSVTFRLRPEARFHNGMPVEAADVKHSYDTLIGPFTSPGYKTMLQEVEGADVLDARTIRFRFKTPNRELPLIVGGLPVFSRAWGMENGKAKPFDQVVMDIPIGSGAYKIGPVRFGKDITYVRDPNYWGRNLAVNRGAQNFDRITIKIYKDNTARLEALKAGEFDMMSFYSAGDWARRVTGKRFDSGELIKREFPHKKPSGFQSFVLNSRRDKLSDPRVREALGLALDYEWMNRQMFYNGYPRVKDLFGNTDCEAQGLPSAEEKALLEPWRGKIPEASFGPMYAPPTTEGAGQSLRNNLRRARDLLKAAGWEYRDGALRNAKGEAMTLEYLDSKEGGVRTVSPWMRNLEKLGISLNFAPVDFALYQERLDRFEFDVTTINFPGTNNPGQQLLEIFGSKAAKTESSGNYMGVSTPAVDALLKKIVEADSKAELLPACRALDRVVMHSHYLIPQWTLTSHRVAYDDRRLAFKAPMPPYAGAEAWVMGTWWAKPQKQ from the coding sequence ATGCGGTTTACCTGGGCTTGGTTATTGACGTTGTGCGCGGTTCCCGCATGGGGGGCGCACGGATATGCACTTTGGGACGACCTGAAATACGCGCCCGGCTTCCAGTCGTTCGACTACGTCAACCCCGATGCACCCAAGGGCGGCGAGCTCCGGCTCGTGAGCAACCAGCGCTATTCGACCTTCGACAAGTACAACCCCTTCACCATCAAGGGCGCGCCGCCGGCCTACCTGGACGGCCTGCTGTTCGACTCGCTGCTGACCGGATCGATGGACGAAACCGCCTCGGGCTACGGCCTGCTGGCCGAAGACGTCGCGGTTGCGCCGGACCGCCTCAGCGTCACGTTCCGGCTGCGTCCGGAGGCCCGCTTCCACAACGGCATGCCCGTGGAAGCCGCCGATGTGAAGCACAGCTACGACACGTTGATCGGCCCCTTCACCTCGCCCGGATACAAGACCATGTTGCAGGAGGTGGAGGGCGCCGACGTGCTGGACGCCCGCACGATCCGCTTCCGCTTCAAGACGCCAAACCGCGAATTGCCGTTGATCGTGGGCGGACTGCCGGTCTTCAGTCGTGCCTGGGGCATGGAGAACGGCAAGGCCAAGCCTTTCGACCAGGTGGTGATGGACATTCCGATCGGCAGCGGGGCCTACAAGATCGGGCCCGTTCGCTTCGGCAAGGACATCACCTATGTGCGCGACCCCAACTACTGGGGGCGCAATCTGGCGGTGAACCGCGGCGCGCAGAACTTCGACCGCATCACCATCAAGATCTACAAGGACAACACGGCCCGCCTCGAGGCGTTGAAGGCCGGGGAGTTCGACATGATGAGCTTCTATTCGGCGGGTGACTGGGCGCGCCGCGTCACGGGCAAGCGCTTCGACTCCGGTGAGCTCATCAAGCGGGAGTTTCCGCACAAGAAGCCTTCCGGGTTCCAGAGCTTCGTGCTGAACAGCCGCCGCGACAAGCTGAGCGACCCGCGCGTGCGCGAGGCGCTGGGCCTGGCGCTGGACTATGAGTGGATGAACCGCCAGATGTTCTACAACGGCTATCCACGCGTGAAGGATCTGTTCGGCAACACCGACTGCGAAGCCCAAGGCTTGCCCTCCGCCGAAGAGAAGGCGCTGCTCGAGCCCTGGCGAGGCAAGATCCCGGAGGCGAGCTTCGGCCCGATGTATGCCCCGCCCACCACCGAAGGCGCCGGGCAGTCGCTGCGCAACAACCTTCGGCGCGCCCGCGACCTGCTGAAAGCCGCCGGCTGGGAATACCGGGACGGCGCACTGCGCAATGCGAAGGGCGAGGCGATGACGCTGGAATACCTTGACAGCAAGGAAGGCGGCGTGCGCACGGTGTCGCCCTGGATGCGCAACCTCGAAAAGCTCGGCATCTCGCTGAACTTCGCGCCGGTCGACTTCGCGCTCTACCAGGAGCGTCTCGACCGGTTCGAGTTCGACGTCACCACCATCAACTTTCCAGGCACCAACAACCCGGGCCAGCAGCTTCTCGAGATCTTCGGCAGCAAGGCCGCCAAGACGGAGAGTTCGGGCAACTACATGGGCGTGTCCACGCCCGCGGTCGACGCGCTGCTGAAGAAAATCGTGGAAGCCGACAGCAAGGCCGAACTATTGCCCGCGTGCCGCGCACTGGACCGGGTGGTCATGCACAGCCACTACCTGATTCCGCAATGGACGCTGACGTCGCACCGCGTCGCCTACGACGACCGCCGGCTGGCGTTCAAGGCCCCGATGCCGCCGTATGCCGGTGCCGAAGCCTGGGTCATGGGAACCTGGTGGGCCAAGCCGCAGAAACAATAG
- a CDS encoding response regulator, translating into MALITFLVEDNKTIRDNLVPALEDLVNGQVVGFAETESAALAWLAAHPHDWQLLIIDLFLKEGSGLGVLSGCKTRGPGQRVVVLSNYVTADIRARCEALGADAVFDKSRDLDAFIEYCNTDRPSGHAALT; encoded by the coding sequence ATGGCCCTCATCACGTTCCTCGTAGAGGACAACAAGACCATCAGAGACAACCTGGTTCCGGCCCTCGAGGACCTTGTCAACGGACAGGTCGTCGGGTTTGCTGAAACCGAGTCGGCCGCGCTCGCCTGGCTTGCCGCCCATCCCCATGACTGGCAGCTTCTCATCATCGACCTGTTCCTGAAGGAAGGCTCCGGCCTTGGCGTGCTCTCGGGCTGCAAGACCCGCGGACCCGGCCAGCGCGTGGTGGTGCTGAGCAACTACGTCACGGCCGACATCCGCGCCCGCTGCGAGGCACTGGGCGCAGACGCGGTCTTCGACAAATCGCGCGATCTCGACGCCTTCATCGAATACTGCAACACCGACCGGCCCTCGGGCCACGCTGCCCTCACCTGA
- the fabI gene encoding enoyl-ACP reductase FabI has translation MGFLSGKKLLITGVLSNRSIAYGIAKACHEQGAELAFSYVGERFKDRITEFAADFDSKLIFDCDVGDDAQIDKLFADLAQTWPKFDGFVHSIGFAPREAIAGDFLEGLSREGFKIAHDISAYSFPAMAKAALPYLNDKSALLTLTYLGAERALPNYNTMGLAKASLEASVRYTAASLGPKGMRVNGISAGPIKTLAASGIKGFGKMLSAVADASPIRRNVTIEEVGNVAAFLLSDLASGVTAEITYVDGGFSNVVAGMAE, from the coding sequence ATGGGCTTTCTTTCCGGCAAAAAACTGTTGATCACCGGCGTGTTGAGCAATCGCTCCATTGCCTACGGCATCGCCAAGGCCTGCCACGAACAAGGCGCCGAGCTCGCCTTCAGCTATGTCGGCGAGCGGTTCAAGGACCGTATCACCGAATTCGCCGCCGATTTCGACTCCAAGCTGATTTTTGACTGCGATGTGGGCGACGACGCGCAGATCGACAAGCTCTTTGCCGATCTGGCGCAGACCTGGCCCAAGTTCGACGGTTTCGTGCACAGCATCGGCTTTGCACCGCGCGAAGCCATCGCGGGCGACTTTCTCGAAGGGCTCTCGCGCGAGGGCTTCAAGATTGCGCACGACATCAGCGCCTACAGCTTCCCGGCCATGGCCAAGGCAGCCCTGCCCTACCTGAACGACAAGTCGGCGCTGCTGACGCTGACCTACCTGGGCGCCGAACGCGCGCTGCCCAACTACAACACCATGGGCCTGGCCAAGGCCTCGCTCGAAGCTTCGGTGCGCTACACCGCGGCGTCGCTCGGCCCCAAGGGCATGCGGGTCAACGGCATCAGCGCCGGCCCGATCAAGACGCTGGCGGCCAGCGGCATCAAGGGCTTCGGCAAGATGCTGTCCGCCGTGGCAGACGCCTCGCCGATCCGCCGCAACGTGACGATCGAAGAAGTCGGCAACGTGGCCGCCTTTCTGCTGAGCGACCTGGCCAGCGGCGTCACGGCCGAAATCACCTACGTGGATGGCGGCTTCAGCAACGTCGTGGCGGGAATGGCCGAATAA
- a CDS encoding SPFH domain-containing protein — protein MEFSVPIIILVIAIIFISQSVKFVPQQNAWVRERLGKYHGTMTPGPNFLIPFIDRVAYKHSLKEIPLDVPSQICITRDNTQLQVDGILYFQVTDPMRASYGSSNYIVAVTQLAQTSLRSVIGKLELDKTFEERDVINAQVVAAIDEAALNWGVKVLRYEIKDLTPPKEILLAMQAQITAERGKRALIAASEGRRQEQINIATGEREAFIARSEGEKQAQINNAQGEAAAITAVATATADAIERVAAAIRQPGGEQAVQLKVAERAVDAYGKVAADSKTTLIVPSNMSETAALIASAMRMVQAGKPQNPA, from the coding sequence ATGGAATTTTCGGTTCCCATCATCATCCTGGTCATTGCGATCATCTTCATCAGCCAGTCGGTCAAGTTCGTGCCGCAGCAGAACGCATGGGTGCGCGAGCGCCTGGGCAAGTACCATGGCACCATGACGCCCGGCCCCAACTTCCTGATCCCTTTCATCGACCGGGTCGCCTACAAGCACAGCCTGAAGGAAATTCCGCTCGACGTGCCCAGCCAGATCTGCATCACGCGGGACAACACCCAGCTGCAGGTCGACGGCATCCTGTACTTCCAGGTGACCGACCCGATGCGCGCGAGCTATGGCTCGTCGAACTACATCGTGGCCGTGACGCAGCTGGCCCAAACGTCTCTGCGCAGCGTGATCGGCAAGCTCGAGCTCGACAAGACCTTCGAGGAACGCGACGTCATCAATGCGCAAGTGGTTGCGGCGATCGACGAGGCGGCGCTCAACTGGGGCGTGAAGGTGCTGCGCTACGAAATCAAGGACCTGACGCCGCCCAAGGAAATTCTGCTGGCCATGCAGGCGCAGATCACCGCCGAACGCGGCAAGCGCGCCCTCATCGCCGCCTCCGAGGGCCGCCGGCAGGAGCAGATCAACATCGCCACCGGCGAACGCGAGGCTTTCATTGCCCGCTCCGAGGGCGAAAAGCAGGCCCAGATCAACAACGCCCAGGGCGAGGCGGCCGCGATCACGGCGGTGGCCACCGCCACGGCTGACGCCATCGAGCGCGTGGCTGCGGCCATTCGCCAGCCGGGCGGTGAACAGGCCGTGCAGCTCAAGGTGGCCGAGCGCGCCGTCGATGCCTACGGCAAGGTGGCGGCCGATTCCAAGACCACGCTGATCGTGCCGAGCAACATGAGCGAAACGGCGGCGCTCATCGCCTCGGCCATGCGCATGGTCCAGGCCGGCAAACCGCAAAATCCGGCCTGA
- a CDS encoding arginine/lysine/ornithine decarboxylase: MKFRFPIVIIDEDFRSENTSGLGIRALAQAFESEGFEVLGVTSYGDLSQFAQQQSRASAFILSIDDEEFTVGPDLDPAVLSLRNFIGEVRRKNADVPIYIYGETKTSRHIPNDILRELHGFIHMFEDTPEFVARHIIREAKSYLEGVQPPFFKALIDYAEDGSYSWHCPGHSGGVAFLKSPVGQMFHQFFGENMLRADVCNAVEELGQLLDHTGPVAASERNAARIFNADHCFFVTNGTSTSNKMVWHHTVAPDDVVVVDRNCHKSILHAIIMTGAIPVFMKPTRNHFGIIGPIPKSEFEQSAIKAKIKANPLLADVDPNKVKPRVMTLTQSTYDGVIYNTETIKNMLDGYVDTLHFDEAWLPHAAFHPFYGAYHAMGKRRVRPKESLVFATQSTHKLLAGISQASHVLVQDSQNRALDRDLFNEAYLMHSSTSPQYAIIASCDVAAAMMEPPGGTALVEESILEALDFRRAMRKVEEEFGKDEWWFKVWGPEKLVDEGIGRAEDWIMTGEKNGKPSKSKKSPRNWHGFGELADGFNMLDPIKSTIVTPGLDLEGNFAETGIPASVVTKFLAEHGVIVEKTGLYSFFIMFTIGITKGRWNTLLTALQQFKDDYARNQPMWRILPEFCQQHPGYERLGLRDLCQHIHQLYARYDVARLTTEMYLSDLTPAMKPSDAFAHIAHRKTERVEIDELEGRITTSLITPYPPGIPLLIPGEVFNKKIVDYLKFSREFNLQCPGFETDIHGLVARIDETGKKRYYADCVAAPKK; this comes from the coding sequence ATGAAATTTCGCTTCCCCATCGTCATCATCGACGAGGACTTCCGCTCCGAAAACACCTCGGGCCTCGGTATTCGCGCGCTTGCGCAGGCCTTCGAAAGCGAGGGCTTCGAGGTGCTGGGCGTCACGAGCTATGGTGACCTGAGCCAGTTTGCCCAGCAGCAAAGCCGTGCCAGCGCGTTCATCCTGTCGATCGACGACGAGGAATTCACCGTGGGTCCCGACCTGGACCCGGCCGTGCTCAGCCTGCGGAACTTCATTGGCGAGGTGCGGCGCAAGAACGCCGATGTGCCGATCTATATTTACGGCGAAACCAAGACTTCGCGCCATATTCCGAATGACATCTTGCGCGAGCTGCACGGCTTCATCCACATGTTCGAGGACACGCCGGAGTTCGTGGCGCGCCACATCATCCGCGAGGCCAAGAGCTACCTCGAAGGCGTGCAGCCGCCGTTCTTCAAGGCGCTGATCGACTACGCCGAAGACGGTTCGTACTCGTGGCACTGCCCGGGCCACTCGGGCGGCGTGGCGTTCCTGAAGAGCCCGGTGGGGCAGATGTTCCACCAGTTCTTCGGCGAGAACATGCTGCGCGCCGACGTCTGCAACGCGGTGGAAGAACTCGGCCAGCTGCTAGACCACACCGGCCCGGTGGCGGCCAGCGAGCGCAATGCGGCGCGCATCTTCAACGCCGACCATTGCTTCTTCGTGACCAATGGCACCAGCACCAGCAACAAGATGGTGTGGCACCACACGGTGGCGCCGGACGACGTGGTGGTGGTCGACCGCAACTGCCACAAATCGATCCTGCACGCGATCATCATGACCGGCGCGATTCCGGTGTTCATGAAGCCCACGCGCAACCACTTCGGCATCATCGGCCCCATTCCGAAGAGCGAGTTCGAGCAGAGCGCCATCAAGGCCAAGATCAAGGCCAACCCGCTGCTCGCCGACGTGGACCCGAACAAGGTCAAGCCGCGCGTGATGACGCTCACCCAGTCGACCTACGACGGCGTGATCTACAACACCGAGACCATCAAGAACATGCTCGACGGCTACGTCGACACGCTGCACTTCGACGAGGCGTGGCTGCCGCATGCGGCTTTCCACCCGTTCTATGGCGCCTACCACGCCATGGGCAAGCGCCGCGTGCGCCCGAAGGAATCGCTGGTGTTTGCCACCCAGTCGACCCACAAGCTCTTGGCCGGCATCAGCCAGGCCAGCCACGTGCTGGTGCAAGACTCGCAGAACCGTGCGCTCGACCGCGACCTGTTCAACGAGGCCTATCTCATGCACTCGTCGACCAGCCCGCAGTACGCGATCATCGCAAGCTGCGACGTGGCCGCCGCCATGATGGAGCCGCCCGGCGGCACCGCGCTGGTGGAAGAGAGCATTCTCGAGGCGCTCGATTTCCGCCGCGCCATGCGCAAGGTGGAAGAAGAGTTCGGCAAGGACGAATGGTGGTTCAAGGTCTGGGGCCCCGAAAAGCTCGTCGACGAAGGCATCGGCCGCGCCGAAGACTGGATCATGACGGGCGAGAAGAACGGCAAGCCGAGCAAGAGCAAGAAGTCGCCGCGCAACTGGCACGGCTTTGGCGAGCTGGCCGATGGCTTCAACATGCTCGACCCGATCAAGTCGACCATCGTGACGCCCGGGCTGGACCTCGAGGGCAACTTTGCCGAAACGGGCATTCCCGCGAGCGTGGTGACCAAGTTCCTTGCCGAGCACGGCGTGATCGTGGAGAAGACCGGGCTCTACAGCTTCTTCATCATGTTCACCATCGGCATCACCAAGGGCCGCTGGAACACGTTGCTCACTGCCCTGCAGCAGTTCAAGGACGATTACGCGCGCAACCAGCCGATGTGGCGCATCCTGCCCGAGTTCTGCCAGCAGCACCCCGGCTACGAGCGCCTGGGCCTGCGCGACCTGTGCCAGCACATCCATCAGCTGTACGCGCGCTACGACGTGGCGCGCCTCACGACCGAGATGTACCTGAGCGACCTGACGCCGGCCATGAAGCCCAGCGACGCCTTTGCCCACATTGCGCACCGCAAGACCGAGCGCGTGGAAATCGACGAACTCGAAGGCCGTATCACCACCAGCCTGATCACGCCGTACCCGCCGGGCATTCCGCTGCTCATTCCGGGCGAAGTGTTCAACAAGAAGATCGTCGACTACCTCAAGTTTTCGCGCGAGTTCAACCTGCAGTGCCCGGGCTTCGAAACCGACATCCACGGCTTGGTGGCGCGCATCGACGAAACCGGCAAGAAGCGCTATTACGCGGACTGCGTGGCCGCGCCGAAGAAATAA
- a CDS encoding branched-chain amino acid ABC transporter substrate-binding protein: MQLKWTAVALAALTLVACGKKEEAAAPAAPAPTAAAPAPAAPPADALVVKIGHVAPTSGPIAHLGKDNEFGARMAIEDLNAKGLKIGDKVAKFELLPEDDAGDPKQGTAVAQKLVDSKVNGIVGHLNSGTTIPASKLYSDAGIPQISPSATNPKYTRQGFKTTFRVVADDTQLGGTLGKYAVETLKGKNIAVIDDRTAYGQGVAEEFEKAAKAAGATIVGHEFTTDKSTDFNAILTKLKAAKPDVLFFGGMDAVGGPMLKQVKQLGLNVKFMGGDGLCTGELPKLAGDAIGEEMVVCAEAGGVDGDFKQPLEDFKAKFKTKNGVDVQIYAPYVYDAVNVLAEAMVKAGSADPEKYLPEVGKVQYKGVTGPIAFDEKGDIKNGALTLFTYKGGVRTQIAVVR; this comes from the coding sequence ATGCAATTGAAATGGACTGCGGTCGCACTGGCTGCACTCACGCTTGTGGCTTGCGGCAAAAAAGAAGAAGCAGCTGCACCCGCCGCACCGGCGCCCACGGCAGCGGCCCCGGCACCTGCAGCGCCTCCGGCAGACGCACTGGTCGTCAAGATCGGCCACGTGGCACCCACCAGCGGTCCGATTGCCCACCTTGGCAAGGACAATGAGTTCGGCGCCCGGATGGCCATCGAAGACCTCAATGCCAAGGGCCTCAAGATCGGCGACAAGGTCGCCAAGTTCGAGCTGCTGCCCGAAGACGACGCAGGCGATCCGAAGCAAGGCACGGCCGTGGCCCAGAAGCTGGTCGACAGCAAGGTCAACGGTATCGTGGGTCACCTGAATTCGGGCACCACCATCCCCGCTTCCAAGCTCTACAGCGACGCCGGCATTCCGCAGATTTCGCCTTCGGCAACCAACCCCAAGTACACGCGCCAAGGCTTCAAGACCACGTTCCGCGTGGTGGCCGACGACACGCAACTCGGCGGCACGCTGGGCAAGTACGCTGTCGAAACGCTCAAGGGCAAGAACATTGCCGTGATCGACGACCGCACGGCCTACGGCCAGGGCGTTGCCGAAGAATTCGAAAAGGCAGCCAAGGCTGCCGGCGCGACCATCGTCGGCCACGAGTTCACCACCGACAAGTCGACCGACTTCAACGCCATCCTGACCAAGCTCAAGGCTGCCAAGCCCGACGTGCTGTTCTTCGGCGGTATGGACGCCGTTGGCGGCCCGATGCTCAAGCAGGTCAAGCAGCTCGGCCTGAACGTCAAGTTCATGGGCGGCGACGGCCTGTGCACCGGCGAACTGCCGAAGCTGGCTGGCGATGCCATCGGCGAAGAGATGGTGGTTTGCGCCGAAGCCGGCGGTGTCGATGGCGACTTCAAGCAGCCGCTGGAAGACTTCAAGGCCAAGTTCAAGACCAAGAACGGCGTGGACGTGCAGATCTATGCACCGTACGTGTACGACGCGGTCAACGTGCTGGCTGAAGCCATGGTCAAGGCCGGTTCCGCCGACCCTGAAAAGTACCTGCCGGAAGTCGGCAAGGTGCAATACAAGGGCGTGACCGGCCCGATCGCCTTCGACGAAAAGGGCGACATCAAGAACGGCGCGCTGACGCTCTTCACCTACAAGGGTGGCGTGCGTACGCAAATCGCCGTGGTGCGCTGA
- a CDS encoding leucyl aminopeptidase yields MDFQLKTLTVARAAAEKSDVLIVLVGSAPITAKDPLSALIASARKAGDLPDKAGKLLALYHPDEVVASRVVLAAIGDGKPASVRSGVIAAVNAAKAHAPKRVVMVFAHEADGAAVACAVAAAADASYVYTTSKSKASNGDGGRSIRNLTVGVSDAAAVSKAFDEARATVSGIEFAKEWGNRPGNYCTPTLLADAAQGLAKLPRIKCEVLGPKEVQKLGMGSFAAVAQGSAEPLRFIVLRYQGGPKDQAPVVLVGKGITFDTGGVSLKPAAEMDEMKFDMCGAASVLGTFRALGEIQPAINVVGLVPSCENMNDGRAIKPGDVVTSMSGQTIEVLNTDAEGRLILCDALTYAKRFDPAAVIDIATLTGACVVALGGVRSGLFTADETLAAALQAAGEESQDRCWRLPLDDEYADGLKSNFADVANVAGRAGGAITAAKFLQRFAGDFAWAHLDIAGTAWKSGAAKGSTGRPVGLLMSYLMERARSGAAKAPAPKAARKNAGPAARKARSAQ; encoded by the coding sequence ATGGACTTTCAGCTCAAGACCCTCACCGTCGCCCGCGCCGCGGCCGAAAAATCCGACGTTCTGATCGTGCTCGTCGGCAGCGCCCCCATCACCGCCAAGGACCCGCTTTCCGCCCTGATTGCCAGCGCGCGCAAGGCCGGCGACCTGCCCGACAAGGCCGGCAAGCTGCTCGCGCTCTACCATCCGGACGAGGTGGTGGCCTCGCGCGTGGTGCTCGCTGCGATTGGCGACGGTAAGCCTGCGTCGGTGCGCAGCGGCGTCATCGCGGCGGTCAATGCGGCCAAGGCCCATGCGCCCAAGCGGGTGGTGATGGTGTTTGCGCATGAAGCCGACGGCGCGGCGGTGGCCTGCGCCGTTGCCGCGGCAGCCGACGCCAGCTATGTCTACACCACGAGCAAATCGAAGGCTTCGAACGGCGACGGCGGGCGTTCCATCCGAAACCTCACGGTGGGTGTGAGCGATGCCGCGGCTGTGAGCAAGGCCTTCGATGAAGCCCGGGCCACGGTGTCCGGCATCGAATTTGCCAAGGAATGGGGCAACCGCCCGGGCAACTATTGCACGCCCACGCTGCTGGCTGACGCCGCGCAAGGCCTGGCCAAGCTGCCCCGCATCAAATGCGAGGTGCTGGGCCCCAAGGAAGTGCAGAAGCTCGGCATGGGCTCGTTCGCGGCCGTGGCGCAAGGCTCGGCCGAGCCGCTGCGCTTCATCGTGCTGCGCTACCAGGGCGGCCCGAAGGACCAAGCGCCCGTGGTGCTGGTCGGCAAGGGCATTACTTTCGACACCGGCGGCGTCTCGCTCAAGCCGGCGGCCGAAATGGACGAGATGAAGTTCGACATGTGCGGTGCCGCCAGCGTGCTCGGCACCTTCCGCGCGCTGGGCGAAATCCAGCCCGCCATCAACGTGGTGGGCCTGGTGCCCTCGTGCGAGAACATGAACGACGGCCGCGCCATCAAGCCTGGCGATGTGGTCACCAGCATGAGCGGGCAGACCATCGAGGTGCTGAACACCGATGCGGAAGGGCGCCTCATCCTGTGCGACGCGCTGACGTACGCCAAGCGCTTCGACCCCGCTGCCGTGATCGACATTGCCACCCTCACCGGTGCGTGCGTGGTGGCGCTGGGCGGCGTGCGCAGCGGCCTTTTCACGGCCGACGAAACGCTGGCCGCCGCGCTCCAGGCGGCCGGGGAAGAATCGCAAGACCGTTGCTGGCGCCTGCCGCTGGACGACGAATACGCCGACGGCCTCAAGAGCAACTTTGCCGATGTGGCCAATGTGGCGGGCCGTGCCGGCGGCGCCATTACCGCGGCCAAGTTCCTGCAGCGCTTTGCCGGCGATTTTGCGTGGGCGCACCTGGACATCGCAGGTACGGCCTGGAAGAGCGGGGCGGCCAAGGGATCGACCGGCCGTCCGGTGGGCCTGCTGATGTCTTACCTGATGGAACGCGCACGCAGCGGTGCGGCCAAGGCGCCCGCGCCGAAGGCCGCGCGCAAGAACGCCGGCCCCGCCGCGCGAAAGGCCCGGTCCGCACAGTGA
- a CDS encoding NfeD family protein, with protein sequence MANSTIWWLIAGAAIVLELLSGTVYLLLLATGFAAAAIAAHLGMGTVTQLVVAAVVGVGAVLVWYAVQRRRPAAPPTEANRDVNMDIGEIIHVEAWSPEGTATVRYRGAQWTVVQRAGRVPSAGEHRVVEVIGSRLVVEKT encoded by the coding sequence ATGGCGAATTCCACCATCTGGTGGCTGATAGCGGGAGCCGCGATCGTGCTCGAATTGCTCTCGGGTACGGTCTACCTGTTGCTGCTGGCCACCGGCTTTGCAGCCGCAGCCATTGCCGCGCACCTGGGCATGGGCACCGTCACGCAGTTGGTCGTGGCGGCCGTGGTCGGCGTGGGCGCGGTGCTGGTCTGGTACGCCGTGCAGCGCAGGCGGCCGGCCGCCCCGCCCACCGAGGCAAATCGCGACGTCAACATGGACATCGGCGAAATCATCCACGTGGAGGCATGGAGCCCCGAGGGCACCGCCACCGTGCGCTATCGTGGCGCCCAGTGGACGGTGGTGCAGCGCGCGGGCCGCGTCCCGTCGGCCGGAGAGCACCGCGTGGTCGAAGTCATCGGCAGCCGCCTCGTGGTCGAAAAGACCTAA
- a CDS encoding DNA ligase, protein MLAEVYRPGMSLADYWVSEKYDGVRGYWDGKRLWTRGGEPVAAPAWFTAPLPKQPLDGELWAGRGQFAHAVSTARSQTPNDGAWHSMRFMVFDLPSQGGDFTARLAALRKLLPITDAPWIVAVPQERATTHADLQALLDKTVKMGGEGLMLHRGGSLYRAERNNDLLKVKPHEDADARVVGHVPGKGRHGGRLGALLVETPEGKRFKLGTGLTDAERDNPPAVGSWVTYRFNGMNASGLPRFARFMRVRIDLPS, encoded by the coding sequence ATGCTGGCCGAGGTCTATCGCCCCGGCATGTCGCTGGCCGACTATTGGGTCAGCGAAAAGTACGACGGGGTGCGCGGCTACTGGGACGGCAAGCGGCTCTGGACGCGCGGCGGCGAGCCGGTGGCGGCACCCGCCTGGTTTACCGCGCCGCTGCCCAAGCAGCCGCTCGACGGCGAGTTGTGGGCCGGCCGGGGCCAGTTTGCGCACGCCGTTTCTACCGCGCGCAGCCAGACGCCCAACGACGGCGCCTGGCACAGCATGCGCTTCATGGTGTTCGACCTGCCGAGCCAGGGCGGTGATTTCACCGCGCGGCTGGCGGCGCTGCGCAAGCTGCTGCCGATCACCGATGCCCCTTGGATCGTGGCCGTGCCGCAAGAGCGGGCCACCACGCATGCGGACCTGCAGGCACTGCTCGACAAGACGGTGAAGATGGGCGGCGAAGGCCTCATGCTGCATCGGGGCGGATCGCTCTATCGCGCGGAACGCAACAACGACCTGCTCAAGGTAAAACCCCATGAAGACGCGGATGCCCGCGTGGTGGGTCATGTGCCGGGCAAAGGCAGGCACGGCGGGCGGCTGGGTGCGCTGCTGGTCGAAACGCCCGAAGGCAAGCGCTTCAAGCTCGGCACCGGCCTGACCGATGCCGAGCGCGACAATCCGCCCGCGGTCGGCAGCTGGGTGACCTACCGCTTCAATGGCATGAACGCCAGCGGCCTGCCGAGGTTCGCCCGTTTCATGCGGGTGCGGATCGACCTGCCCTCTTGA
- a CDS encoding DNA polymerase III subunit chi produces the protein MTEIGFHFNTPDKVNYACRLVRKAVSARGLRVVVVGEAQVLEAVDAALWQLSPSDFIAHCRGDAQAHMVARSPVILSAEGADVASLPHREMLVNLGPEVPAGFERFERLIDIVSDEATDRQIGRSRWRHYADRGYTIQPHDFARSAS, from the coding sequence GTGACGGAAATCGGCTTTCACTTCAATACGCCGGACAAGGTCAACTACGCCTGCCGGCTGGTTCGAAAGGCCGTGAGCGCGCGCGGGCTGCGCGTGGTGGTGGTGGGCGAGGCGCAGGTGCTGGAGGCCGTGGATGCCGCGCTCTGGCAACTCTCGCCGTCCGACTTCATCGCGCATTGCCGCGGCGACGCGCAGGCGCATATGGTGGCCCGTTCGCCGGTCATTCTTTCGGCCGAGGGTGCGGATGTTGCTTCGCTTCCGCACCGCGAGATGCTCGTGAACCTGGGGCCCGAGGTTCCGGCGGGCTTCGAGCGGTTCGAGCGCCTGATCGACATCGTGAGCGACGAGGCCACGGACCGGCAGATCGGCCGCTCGCGGTGGCGCCACTATGCCGACCGGGGCTACACCATCCAGCCGCACGATTTTGCGAGGAGCGCTTCCTGA